CATTGGATCTGGATAATCAGGTAACCAACGTGATAACGACATTTCATATTCTTTTTTCTTCTCTAACGCTAGTTTTTGAGTATGTGGTTGTAGTTTCACATTTACTTTTAAGCCTGGTAAGTTTTTCTCAAGCTGTTCTTTAATATACTCTCCTACTTTTTTAAAGTTTTCTAAATCATAATTTAATAGTTCTAACGTAACTTCATTTGTACCGGTCTCTTGTTTTGCCTTTTCCCAATATTCCTTCGCCTGTTTTACGTCCGTCTTATTAAACTCTCCTGCTGCACTTCTAAAATCTTTCTTATCTGGTCCTTTTAAAAATCCTTTCGGGACGTAGTAGTTGGCAGCTACCGAACCATCATTTAAAAATGAAGTCGCAAGTCCCTTCTTATCAAAAACTGTGCTAAGTGCAAGGCGTGCGTTTTTATTTTTAAGAATCGGTACATTTTCATTGAAACGGAAGAAATACATAACTGGATCTGTATATTGTTTCAATTCTTTATTATTTTTATATTTATCTACGAATTCTGTAGAAATGACAGCCCTATCTACCTTATCTGTTTCATATAAATTTACCGCAGTTGAAATTTCTTTAACAACTTGGTAGTTTACTTCATCTAATTTCACTTCTTTTTTATCCCAATATTTATCGTTTTTCTTCATTGTAAAGCTCGCTTCGTGCTTCCACTCCGATAATGTAAACGGTCCATTATATATCGCTTTACTTGCCTCTAACCCGTATTTATCACCTTGCTCTTTCGCAAATTTTTCATTAATTGGATAGAAGGATGGCAATATTAATAGTTTCGTAAAGTAAGGTACAGGATGTTCTAGCTCTACGACAAATGTTTTATTATCCTTTGCTTTTACTCCTAATTCATCTAGTCCTAATTGTTTCTTATTTATTTTCTCCGCATTTTTCACATCATACGCAATGTATGCATATTGAGAAGCTGTATCTGGATTAATAAGCTGCTTCCAAGCATATACGTAATCGTGAGCCGTTACTGGATCTCCGTTAGACCATTTCGCATCACGTAAATGGAATGTATAAGTCTTTCCATCCTTA
This genomic interval from Bacillus cereus contains the following:
- a CDS encoding peptide ABC transporter substrate-binding protein; this translates as MKKVVRYSLVSTLLVSSFLVGCAKDKTTTKPKDEKKVLQLLETGEIPSLNSGKVTDAVSFNVLNNVMEGLFRLSKNDEVIEAGAQKYEVSKDGKTYTFHLRDAKWSNGDPVTAHDYVYAWKQLINPDTASQYAYIAYDVKNAEKINKKQLGLDELGVKAKDNKTFVVELEHPVPYFTKLLILPSFYPINEKFAKEQGDKYGLEASKAIYNGPFTLSEWKHEASFTMKKNDKYWDKKEVKLDEVNYQVVKEISTAVNLYETDKVDRAVISTEFVDKYKNNKELKQYTDPVMYFFRFNENVPILKNKNARLALSTVFDKKGLATSFLNDGSVAANYYVPKGFLKGPDKKDFRSAAGEFNKTDVKQAKEYWEKAKQETGTNEVTLELLNYDLENFKKVGEYIKEQLEKNLPGLKVNVKLQPHTQKLALEKKKEYEMSLSRWLPDYPDPMTYLEVFLSGSTVNNTGYANPEYDALIKNIKTELGNDEKARWKAMQDAEKVLLDDAVIAPVFQRGLSYLQKPYVKDLYVHQFGPATSLKWADIQK